The proteins below are encoded in one region of Penicillium psychrofluorescens genome assembly, chromosome: 4:
- a CDS encoding uncharacterized protein (ID:PFLUO_006379-T1.cds;~source:funannotate) — translation MSSFQDRAQHSIAQLDKELSKYPALNNLERQTSVPKVYAILGLAGVYFFLVFFNIAGEFLVNFAGFLIPGYYSLQALFTSGTADDTQWLTYWVVYASLTVVESAINAAYWFPFYYIFKFVLILWMALPQTNGAQIIFHSFLQPVLGRFFSSTGTSTNLRAAADAAANKSHST, via the exons ATGTCCTCTTTCCAAGACCGTGCCCAGCATTCCATCGCCCAGCTCGATAAGGAG CTCTCCAAGTACCCCGCTCTCAACAACCTCGAGAGACAGACCTCCGTCCCCAAGGTGTATGCCAtcctgggtctggctggagTCTACTTCTTcctggtcttcttcaacatcgcTGGCGAGTTCCTCGTCAACTTTGCCGGTTTCTTGATCCCCGGCTACTACTCGCTTCAGGCCCTGTTCACCTCGGGCACGGCGGATGACACCCAG TGGCTGACG TACTGGGTTGTCTACGCTTCCCTGACCGTGGTTGAGAGcgccatcaacgccgcctACTGGTTCC CCTTCTACTACATCTTCAAGTTCGTCCTGATCCTGTGGATGGCCCTGCCCCAGACCAA CGGGGCCCAAATCatcttccactccttcctccagccCGTGCTTggccgcttcttctccagcaccggcacctccaccaacctCCGCGCCGCGGCTGATGCTGCTGCGAACAAGTCGCACTCCACTTGA
- a CDS encoding uncharacterized protein (ID:PFLUO_006380-T1.cds;~source:funannotate), with protein sequence MEPRRTPPEYFLEIFADTTTVRDVLKGVLNLIFFHRYFPSIRPVTFDVLDFTLPAINDADLETLIDSRVAALVRQHLSSAAGAADGNPAGGAGGGGGVRGRIAVEFYEKKRRRSGLWFGGLAGKGQEEVCWEIWTLDVTIATPRTESERAKVRKAMGNMLQKAALKILAVVNKDKDHIPPITTSDSNPFPYRIVVNPRTDGWGNRIGLY encoded by the exons ATGGAGCCCCGCAGAACCCCTCCGGAGTACTTcctggagatcttcgccgacaCCACCACGGTGCGCGATGTATTAAAGG GCGTCCTCaacctcatcttcttccaccgcTACTTCCCCTCCATTCGTCCCGTCACCTTCGACGTCCTCGACTTCACCCTCCCCGCTATCAACGACGCCGACCTCGAGACACTGATCGATTCGCGAGTCGCCGCACTAGTCCGTCAGCACCTTTCctccgctgctggcgctgccgATGGAAACCCCGCGGGTGGTGCcggtgggggagggggagtgAGGGGCCGGATAGCCGTGGAATTCTACGAGAAGAAACGGCGTCGTTCAGGTCTTTGGTTtggtggactggctgggAAGGGGCAAGAGGAGGTGTGTTGGGAGATATGGACGCTGGATGTGACCATTGCGACGCCGCGGACCGAATCTG AACGAGCGAAAGTCCGCAAGGCTATGGGGAATATGCTGCAGAAAGCGGCGCTGAAGATCCTGGCCGTCGTTAACAAGGACAAAGACCATATTCCTCCCATTACCACCAGTGACTCGAATCCCTTCCCGTACCGGATCGTGGTCAATCCGAGGACGGATGGCTGGGGCAATCGGATTGGGCTTTATTGA
- a CDS encoding uncharacterized protein (ID:PFLUO_006381-T1.cds;~source:funannotate) has translation MIGATRRWFQRNRRGLAIGAGVLGAGYLAGQYVLSKISEARERMSSDRIARENLRRRFEQNQTDCTYTVLALLPTATENIVEALPVEELTKELQKKRAERLARLSAGEPPGSDMSSVSPSLPEDDRSSFQSEGYVHTSQMAESADDGQPKIKRNKTQLWNEVKITSITRSFTLIYTLSLLTIFTRIQLNLLGRRNYLSSVISMATPQTDSTISLEDHDELTQTLGDDFETNRQYLAFSWWLLHRGWKELTERVQMAVTEAFGPLNPREDISLGKLSELTLQIRKKVEGGTEEERRSQKWLSCLLPPREEEEFVLRESGVEGVADPSSLQTTSTLRHLLDETADLIESPTFSYVLTLLNNEGFSLLVDQKCATDAFRPPTSAPETAPQSFESVATVVPLATAERKTKLANLLAVLARQAHVIGNGTHPPNEYLNALDQNVRELEAFSAVVYSSNFDLEPLGAKENAGSSTLNDADSASSSYAPVMVETEETASSSVPVLVDNDEKEEVESQAQQEGVESSFEQAWGKATTTE, from the exons ATGATAGGCGCCACCAGGCGCTGGTTCCAACGCAATCGCAGAGGCCTTGCGATCGGGGCTGGAGTCCTGGGAGCTGGCTACTTAGCCGGCCAGTATGTGCTGTCCAAGATCTCCGAGGCGCGTGAGCGCATGAGCAGCGACCGCATCGCCCGCGAAAA TCTGCGTCGCCGATTCGAACAAAACCAGACCGACTGCACCTACACCGTTCTGGCACTTCTGCCCACCGCTACGGAAAACATCGTCGAGGCTCTCCCCGTCGAGGAGCTGACcaaggagctgcagaagaagcgcgctGAGAGGTTGGCTCGTCTCAGCGCCGGGGAGCCTCCCGGCTCGGATATGAGCTCGGTGTCACCCAGCTTGCCGGAGGATGATCGCTCGAGCTTTCAGAGTGAGGGATATGTTCACACAAGTCAGATGGCCGAGTCtgcggatgatggccaaCCCAAGATCAAGCGTAACAAAACCCAGCTGTGGAATGAGGTGAAAATCACCT CCATCACGCGATCCTTCACTTTGATCTACACGCTCTCCCTGctcaccatcttcacccGCATCCAACTCAACCTCCTCGGCCGTCGAAACTACCTTTCCAGCGtcatctccatggccacaCCCCAGACCGACTCGACGATTAGCTTGGAAGACCATGATGAATTGACTCAGACTCTCGGTGACGACTTCGAAACCAACCGGCAATACCTTGCGTTCAGCTGGTGGCTGCTTCACCGGGGGTGGAAGGAACTGACGGAGCGGGTCCAAATGGCCGTGACAGAGGCCTTTGGTCCTTTGAATCCGAGGGAGGATATAAGCTTGGGCAAGCTGTCGGAGTTGACGTTGCAGATCCGGAAGAAGGTGGAGGGTggcacagaagaagaacgccg GTCCCAGAAATGGCTGTCTTGTCTGCTACCCCcgagggaggaagaggagttTGTTTTGCGGGAGTCCggggtggagggagtggcGGACCCGTCTTCTTTGCAAACAACCTCGACCCTGCGTCATCTCTTGGATGAAACCGCCGACCTCATTGAGTCGCCCACCTTCTCGTACGTGTTGACTCTTCTCAACAACGAAGGGTTCTCGCTGTTAGTCGACCAAAAATGCGCCACCGATGCCTTCCGGCCACCAACCTCTGCCCCAGAGACTGCACCGCAATCTTTTGAGTCAGTCGCTACCGTTGTTCCTCTGGCCACAGCAGAGCGCAAGACGAAGCTCGCCAACCTGCTCGCCGTGCTAGCGCGCCAGGCCCATGTGATTGGCAATGGTACCCACCCGCCGAACGAATATCTGAATGCACTGGACCAGAACGTGCGCGAGCTCGAGGCATTCTCGGCTGTGGTGTACAGCTCGAATTTCGACCTGGAGCCGCTAGGTGCGAAGGAGAATGCTGGATCTAGTACCTTGAACGATGCTGactctgcttcttcgtcatATGCCCCTGTGATGGTTGAGACCGAGGAGACTGCTAGCAGCAGCGTTCCGGTCCTGGTTGATAAtgacgagaaggaggaggtggagtcTCAGGCCCAACAAGAAGGAGTTGAGTCGTCTTTCGAGCAGGCCTGGGGTAAGGCCACCACGACGGAGTAA
- a CDS encoding uncharacterized protein (ID:PFLUO_006382-T1.cds;~source:funannotate), whose amino-acid sequence MPPPKLTDRIKSIQNVRLAQSSSTWDIQIGYPDSSKDGSITTITPPSSEDISNPPLALPSLTHPHIHLDKAFIHSSPEYAHLLPSSGSFQEALSFTTNAKQQFTREDLLRRGEWLLAESVSAGVTAMRAFVEVDSAVKFTCLEAGLALKEQWKDSCEIQIACFAQDPIFSGEFGEQNRSLVEEALCNYPGIDVVGTTPYVESSVEAAKRNIEWAIERALQLGKHVDFHLDYNLDPERGALVWHVVKILRESRWTTNSTRKRVMLGHCTRLTLFKDEEWERLAREIRDYDLPVSFVGLPTSDLYMASSPSASSDQCPHHRPRGTLQVPEMIRRYGLDAVLGVNNVGNAFTPWASPDPLFLACLGVGIYQSGTQVDAELLYECVSTRARKAIGLPSASGLTLRPGDVPDLILFYDRDETGCEVSRPRYSVADVIWDPPARLNRDVLRGGRLKPAALPGWSLDTRYQFA is encoded by the coding sequence ATGCCACCACCCAAGCTTACAGACCGCATCAAGTCTATCCAAAACGTCCGACTAGCCCAAAGCTCTTCCACCTGGGACATCCAGATCGGATACCCTGACTCCTCAAAAGATGGCAGCATCACAACCATCACCCCGCCCTCGTCCGAGGACATCTCAAATCCCCCTCTGGCCCTTCCAAGCTTAACACACCCACACATTCATCTCGACAAAGCATTTATCCACAGTTCACCCGAGTATGCACATCTGCTGCCCTCAAGTGGCTCTTTCCAGGAGGCGCTGTCCTTTACCACGAATGCTAAACAGCAATTTACTCGTgaggatcttcttcgcagAGGGGAGTGGCTACTGGCTGAGTCTGTTTCCGCCGGCGTGACTGCGATGCGGGCCTTTGTTGAGGTCGATTCTGCGGTGAAGTTTACCTGCCTGGAAGCGGGTCTTGCTCTCAAGGAGCAGTGGAAGGATTCGTGTGAGATTCAGATTGCCTGTTTTGCACAAGACCCGATCTTCTCTGGGGAATTTGGAGAGCAGAATAGGAGTCtcgtggaggaggcgctCTGCAATTACCCCGGCATCGACGTGGTCGGAACGACGCCTTATGTTGAGTCGAGCGTCGAGGCTGCGAAGAGAAATATCGAATGGGCAATTGAGCGCGCTCTCCAGCTCGGAAAACATGTTGATTTTCATCTGGACTACAACCTTGACCCCGAGAGGGGAGCCTTGGTTTGGCATGTCGTGAAGATCCTCCGTGAATCTCGCTGGACGACAAACTCCACAAGAAAGCGTGTCATGCTGGGACATTGTACGCGCCTGACGCTGTTCAAGGATGAAGAATGGGAGAGACTTGCGCGCGAGATTCGTGACTATGATCTACCCGTGAGCTTTGTGGGCTTGCCAACTAGTGACCTGTACATGGcatcctcgcccagcgcaTCCAGTGATCAATGCCCCCACCACCGGCCGAGAGGTACTCTACAAGTCCCAGAAATGATCCGGAGGTATGGCCTCGACGCAGTGCTTGGAGTGAATAATGTCGGCAACGCATTCACGCCCTGGGCATCGCCGGACCcgctcttcttggcctgtTTGGGTGTTGGAATTTATCAGTCTGGTACACAGGTAGACGCGGAGCTTCTATATGAATGTGTCTCGACTCGTGCTCGAAAGGCAATCGGCTTGCCGTCTGCTTCAGGCTTAACCTTGAGACCAGGCGACGTACCTGATCTGATATTGTTCTATGACCGAGACGAGACTGGATGCGAAGTGTCTCGTCCACGCTATAGCGTGGCGGATGTTATCTGGGATCCGCCGGCACGATTGAATAGAGATGTTTTGAGGGGTGGACGACTCAAGCCTGCTGCTCTGCCTGGCTGGAGCCTAGATACTCGCTATCAGTTTGCATAG
- a CDS encoding uncharacterized protein (ID:PFLUO_006383-T1.cds;~source:funannotate), translating into MKYSTILAGLGLLATCVSAVPHKIRHYPRADAGAQNVVYWGQNGGGVEENNDLASYCNGTSGIDILVLAFLYQYGNGNDIASGIIGQSCSISGGTGEPSQCDALASAIKTCQSAGIKIILSLGGAVGAYSLESQQEAETIGQNLWDAYGNSGNGSVPRPFGDVFVNGWDFDIEASSGNQYYQYMISTLRSNFASDSANTYYITGAPQCPIPEPNMQVIITNSQFDYLWVQFYNNPGCSVDGTINYDAWVSNVANTPSANAKIFIGVPAAPDGATGSSSGAQYYLEPSSLATLVGNYSSNPAFGGIMMWAAAFSDSNVNNGCTYAQEAHSILTTGSPC; encoded by the coding sequence ATGAAGTATTCCACTATCCTCGCTGGTCTGGGTCTCCTGGCCACCTGTGTGTCGGCTGTGCCCCATAAGATCAGGCACTATCCCCGTGCTGATGCTGGCGCCCAGAATGTTGTCTACTGGGGACAGAATGGTGGCGGCGTAGAGGAAAACAACGACCTGGCCTCGTACTGCAACGGGACTTCTGGCATTGATATCCTCGTCCTGGCCTTCCTGTACCAATACGGCAATGGCAACGATATCGCGTCCGGTATCATTGGACAGTCATGCTCCATCTCCGGAGGCACTGGCGAACCTTCGCAATGCGATGCTTTGGCCTCAGCTATCAAGACATGCCAGTCGGCCGGCATCAAGATTATTCTGTCCCTCGGTGGAGCCGTTGGTGCGTACTCGCTGGAGTCTCAGCAGGAGGCCGAGACTATCGGCCAGAACCTCTGGGATGCCTACGGCAACTCGGGCAATGGCTCCGTGCCCCGTCCCTTCGGTGATGTCTTCGTGAACGGTTGGGATTTCGATATCGAGGCCTCCAGCGGCAACCAGTACTATCAGTATATGATCAGCACGCTCCGCTCCAACTTTGCTTCCGATTCCGCCAATACCTACTACATCACTGGCGCGCCGCAGTGCCCCATTCCCGAGCCCAACATGCAGGTTATTATCACCAACTCCCAGTTCGACTATCTCTGGGTCCAGTTCTACAATAACCCCGGCTGCTCCGTGGATGGGACCATCAACTACGACGCCTGGGTCTCCAACGTTGCCAACACCCCGTCCGCCAACGCCAAGATCTTCATCGGTGTGCCTGCTGCCCCCGATGGCGCCACCGGCTCGTCCAGCGGTGCTCAATACTACCTCGAGCCAAGCTCTCTGGCAACTCTGGTTGGCAACTACAGCAGCAACCCTGCCTTCGGCGGAATCATGATGTGGGCCGCCGCCTTCTCCGACTCCAATGTCAACAATGGTTGCACTTACGCCCAGGAGGCGCACAGCATCCTTACCACCGGCTCTCCCTGCTAG
- a CDS encoding uncharacterized protein (ID:PFLUO_006384-T1.cds;~source:funannotate), whose amino-acid sequence MVSPKRILNENNDFLREYPGASHLAGNGSLLVFDFEQEVGGLVTINFKSMGQGAIGLAFTEAKNFTGFNSDESNGGSGPDGALLIDVSSDKWKEGSYTTPLSKLRGGFRYLSVFTLTNSTAFHVTLDVIKVELDFQPSWPNLRAYGGYFHSSDTLLNKIWYACAYTVQANSIPPDTGRAWPAPSEGWLNDANLGPGDSVLVDGAKRDRAVWAGDLGISIPSALVGLGDLQASKNALNILYINQDSDTGALPEVGPPINFFGSDAYHMAAMIATHDYVLYSNDLAYLESIWSNYTQAMAFITAKIDDTGLLNVTGASGWGRSASAAGYSSIGNMLMYGTLKSGSSLAVWLKQPQLSAKWEQMALKLKAAVNSANYNWDPAVGAFKNNPMDSSIFPEDGNSMALFFDAANSSHFDKVSDYLTTNWGPIGARVPECPGSISPYVESYEIKGHLKAGKAQRALDLIRLSWGWYLENPMGTESSMIEGYNEDGSFLYTANEGYDQAGSYPSHAHGWSTGPVDTLVSYVVGLQPTAPGGKDWTLYPQTGDLEFAEGGFTTPLGKFSASWKIGPAGLTIQYDVPKGTAGKLQLQLTTSKGKIFVDGHECVMKMFDHSRGLFETDVEGGKHTIHVGE is encoded by the exons ATGGTTTCCCCTAAGAGGATTCTCAATGAAAACAATGATTTCTTGAGAGAGTACCCTGGGGCTAGTCATCTTGCGGGCAATGGTTCTCTGCTTGTCTTTGACTTCGAACAAGAAGTTGGAGGTTTAGTGACCATCAACTTCAAGTCAATGGGACAAGGTGCCATTGGGCTTGCTTTCACTGAAGCTAAGAACTTCACTGGCTTTAACTCGGATGAAAGTAACGGTGGCTCTGGGCCTGATGGGGCGCTTCTTATCGATGTTTCGTCCGACAAATGGAAAGAAGGAAGTTATACTACACCTCTGAGTAAGCTTCGCGGAGGCTTTCGATATCTCAGCGTATTTACGCTCACAAACAGCACCGCTTTTCATGTTACCCTGGACGTTATCAAGGTTGAGCTTGATTttcagccatcatggccgaaCCTGAGAGCCTACGGAGGTTACTTTCATTCCAGCGACACCTTGCTTAACAAGATCTGGTACGCCTGCGCGTATACAGTGCAGGCAAACAGCATCCCACCTGATACTGGTCGAGCCTGGCCTGCGCCATCTGAAGGGTGGCTTAATGACGCCAACCTGGGCCCTGGAGACAGTGTCCTAGTGGACGGAGCAAAACGAGACCGAGCTGTTTGGGCCGGCGATTTAGGGATTTCTATCCCCAGTGCTCTTGTTGGACTCGGCGACCTCCAAGCCAGCAAGAATGCTCTCAATATACTTTACATCAATCAG GACTCAGATACAGGAGCGTTGCCAGAAGTTGGTCCACCAATTAATTTCTTTGGGTCTGATGCCTACCACATGGCAGCAATGATAGCAACGCACGATTATGTTCTGTACAGCAACGATCTTGCTTATCTTGAATCCATTTGGTCAAACTACACGCAGGCAATGGCATTCATAACTGCCAAAATTGATGACACTGGACTACTCAATGTTACTGGAGCATCCGGCTGGGGGCGATCCGCGAGTGCTGCCGGCTATAGCTCTATCGGAAACATGCTTATGTATGGAACGCTCAAATCTGGCTCCAGCCTTGCAGTTTGGCTCAAACAGCCACAATTGTCGGCCAAATGGGAACAGATGGCATTGAAGCTGAAGGCCGCCGTTAATTCTGCAAACTACAACTGGGACCCTGCAGTTGG GGCATTCAAAAACAATCCGATGGATAGCAGCATTTTCCCTGAGGATGGAAATAGTATGGCTTTATTTTTCGACGCCGCCAACTCATCCCATTTTGACAAAGTCAGCGATTATCTCACCACGAACTGGGGACCCATTGGCGCAAGGGTCCCTGAATGTCCTGGTAGCATATCTCCATACGTGGAAAGCTACGAAATCAAGGGTCACCTGAAAGCTGGCAAAGCACAACGTGCCCTGGATCTAATTCGTCTCAGCTGGGGATGGTATCTCGAAAACCCAATGGGCACTGAGAGTTCCATGATCGAGGGTTACAACGAAGATGGATCATTCCTCTATACTGCAAATGAAGGTTATGACCAAGCCGGCTCTTATCCATCTCATGCGCACGGGTGGAGTACTGGCCCAGTTGATACCTTGGTTTCATATGTTGTCGGCCTTCAACCAACTGCCCCGGGAGGGAAAGATTGGACTCTGTACCCCCAGACTGGAGATCTTGAATTTGCTGAAGGTGGATTCACAACACCACTGGGCAAGTTTTCCGCCAGCTGGAAAATTGGACCTGCCGGCCTTACTATACAATACGATGTTCCCAAGGGGACTGCTGGGAAGCTGCAATTGCAGTTGACGACCTCAAAAGGAAAGATCTTTGTGGATGGGCATGAGTGCGTGATGAAAATGTTCGACCATAGCCGCGGCTTGTTCGAGACTGATGTGGAGGGTGGAAAACATACAATCCATGTTGGGGAGTAA